In Bacillus sp. FJAT-45037, the following are encoded in one genomic region:
- a CDS encoding metal ABC transporter solute-binding protein, Zn/Mn family — translation MKLKAKLFSIMLVLSAFLAACGGQEEPEEQADSNDEVVTEETIEPLELFTTIFPLEDFANKIGGDYVNVTNMVPVGADAHTFEPTARQMIEVAEGNIFIYNGAGLEGFVDALISTVEGEDVAIVQASEGINLLDYDHDHEEHGHEEDHENDHDHEEHGHEEDHENDHNHEDGHSHDHDEDPHVWLDPILSITLAENIKNALIDAMPEQEEYFTSNFDQVKEGLEALDQDFQAMAEEANKDTFLVSHAGYGYWEERYGVRQIGIAGLSPTNEPSQRQLQEIINYANEHELNYVMFEQNITPKVAEVVQDEVGAKALYLHNLEALVEEDVQNNEDYFSLMTKNIEALRTALQ, via the coding sequence ATGAAACTTAAAGCGAAACTATTTTCAATAATGCTTGTCCTATCAGCATTTTTAGCTGCATGTGGTGGTCAAGAAGAACCTGAAGAACAAGCTGACTCCAATGATGAGGTAGTAACAGAAGAAACAATCGAACCTTTGGAATTATTTACAACAATTTTCCCTCTAGAAGATTTTGCGAATAAAATTGGTGGGGATTATGTCAACGTTACCAATATGGTACCTGTAGGAGCAGACGCTCACACATTTGAACCGACTGCACGTCAAATGATTGAGGTCGCTGAAGGAAATATTTTTATCTACAACGGTGCAGGGCTTGAAGGGTTTGTTGATGCATTAATTAGTACGGTTGAGGGCGAAGATGTAGCCATCGTTCAAGCATCAGAAGGAATCAACCTCCTTGATTATGACCACGATCACGAAGAGCATGGACACGAAGAAGATCACGAAAATGACCACGATCATGAAGAGCATGGACATGAAGAAGATCACGAAAATGACCACAACCATGAAGATGGACATTCTCATGATCATGATGAAGATCCGCATGTTTGGTTAGATCCGATTCTCTCCATTACTCTTGCAGAAAACATTAAGAATGCGCTAATCGATGCTATGCCTGAGCAAGAAGAATATTTCACATCGAATTTTGATCAAGTGAAAGAAGGTCTTGAAGCTCTAGATCAAGATTTCCAGGCGATGGCGGAAGAAGCAAATAAAGATACATTCCTCGTTTCTCATGCTGGATACGGGTATTGGGAAGAGCGTTACGGCGTCCGTCAAATTGGTATTGCCGGTCTTTCACCAACGAATGAACCGTCACAACGTCAGCTTCAAGAAATCATTAATTACGCGAACGAGCATGAATTAAACTACGTGATGTTCGAACAAAACATTACACCTAAAGTTGCTGAAGTTGTCCAAGATGAAGTAGGCGCAAAAGCACTTTACTTACACAATCTAGAAGCACTTGTTGAAGAAGATGTACAAAACAATGAAGATTACTTTAGCTTAATGACAAAGAATATTGAAGCACTACGCACGGCATTGCAATAA
- a CDS encoding dihydrolipoamide acetyltransferase family protein — MATEITMPQLGESVTEGTISKWLVKPGDKVNKYDPLAEVMTDKVNAEVPSSYTGTIKELLVQEDETVDVGVAVCTIEVEGQESNDSTNDMPSKESSNTTETAPASEQADTSQKARYSPAVLKMSQEHGIDLAAVSGSGKGGRITRKDIQKVIDEGGQVSAPTQETTEKAQPKQEAEAPKASSTQQAPTTEKVDTPVAHGDIEIPVSGVRKAIAANMVKSKHEAPHAWTMVEVDVTNLVHFRNGVKGDFKQKEGFNLTFLPFFIKATVEALKEFPQLNSMWAGDKIIQKKDINISIAVATDDALYVPVIKHADEKTIKGIGREVQDLATKVRTGKLSGADMQGGTFTVNNTGSFGSVLSTPIINRPQAAILSVESIVKRPVVIESPTGDMIAVRSMVNLCLSLDHRVLDGLVCGRFLARVKEILENMTEETTSIY; from the coding sequence ATGGCTACTGAAATTACAATGCCACAGCTTGGCGAGAGTGTAACCGAAGGTACGATTAGCAAATGGCTCGTCAAACCAGGCGATAAAGTAAATAAATACGACCCACTTGCAGAAGTGATGACAGACAAAGTAAATGCAGAGGTCCCGTCTTCTTATACAGGTACGATTAAAGAGCTACTTGTTCAAGAAGATGAGACGGTCGACGTTGGGGTTGCTGTTTGTACGATTGAAGTCGAAGGCCAAGAGTCAAATGATTCTACAAACGACATGCCCTCTAAAGAATCGAGTAACACTACAGAGACAGCTCCTGCTTCAGAACAAGCGGATACTTCTCAGAAAGCGCGTTACTCACCTGCAGTTTTAAAAATGTCGCAAGAACACGGAATCGACCTTGCAGCGGTTTCAGGTAGCGGAAAAGGTGGACGAATCACTCGTAAAGACATTCAGAAGGTTATTGATGAAGGTGGCCAAGTGAGTGCACCTACACAAGAGACGACTGAAAAAGCGCAACCAAAACAAGAAGCCGAAGCGCCTAAAGCATCATCTACACAGCAGGCACCAACCACTGAGAAAGTAGACACTCCAGTAGCTCACGGTGATATTGAGATCCCTGTCTCGGGCGTACGTAAAGCTATTGCAGCGAATATGGTAAAAAGTAAGCATGAAGCACCTCATGCTTGGACAATGGTTGAAGTCGATGTAACAAATCTTGTTCATTTCCGTAATGGGGTTAAAGGTGATTTCAAACAAAAAGAAGGATTCAATCTAACATTCCTGCCGTTCTTTATTAAAGCGACGGTTGAAGCCTTAAAAGAGTTTCCACAATTGAATTCAATGTGGGCTGGAGATAAAATTATTCAGAAAAAAGACATCAATATTTCTATTGCTGTAGCAACTGATGATGCCTTGTATGTTCCGGTTATTAAGCATGCCGATGAGAAGACGATCAAAGGTATAGGTCGCGAAGTTCAAGACCTTGCGACAAAAGTTCGTACAGGTAAATTATCAGGTGCGGATATGCAAGGTGGTACATTTACAGTGAATAACACAGGTTCATTTGGTTCTGTACTATCGACACCAATTATTAACCGCCCGCAAGCAGCGATTCTTTCTGTCGAATCGATTGTTAAACGACCTGTAGTCATCGAGAGTCCTACTGGAGATATGATTGCCGTTCGAAGCATGGTTAACCTTTGCTTATCACTTGATCATCGAGTGCTAGATGGTCTAGTATGTGGACGTTTCCTTGCACGTGTAAAAGAAATTCTAGAAAACATGACAGAAGAGACAACATCTATTTATTAA
- a CDS encoding alpha-ketoacid dehydrogenase subunit beta produces MAVISYIEAVTMALREEMERDEKVFVLGEDVGARGGVFRATNGLHEKFGEARVIDTPLAESAIAGVGIGAAMYGMRPVAEMQFADFIMPAINQIISEAAKIRYRSNNDWNCPITIRAPYGGGVHGALYHSQSVEAIFASVPGLKIVMPSTPYDVKGLLKAAIRDEDPVLFFEHKRAYRLIKGEVPEDDYTLPIGKADVKREGDDITVITYGLSVHFALQAAERLEKDGISAHILDLRTIYPLDKEAIIEAASKTGKVLLVTEDNKEGSIMGEVAAIIAEHCLFDLDAPIQRLAGPDVPAMPYAPTMEKYFMINPDKVEKAMRELAEF; encoded by the coding sequence ATGGCAGTAATTTCATATATTGAAGCTGTAACAATGGCTCTTAGAGAAGAGATGGAGCGCGATGAGAAAGTATTTGTTCTAGGTGAAGACGTTGGAGCGCGCGGAGGGGTTTTCCGTGCAACAAATGGCCTTCATGAAAAATTTGGGGAAGCACGCGTAATTGATACTCCTCTAGCTGAATCAGCGATTGCAGGTGTTGGGATTGGTGCGGCAATGTATGGCATGAGGCCTGTTGCTGAAATGCAATTTGCTGACTTTATTATGCCAGCGATTAACCAAATTATTTCAGAAGCAGCCAAGATTCGCTACCGCTCAAATAATGACTGGAATTGTCCAATTACTATTCGTGCGCCTTATGGTGGCGGTGTTCACGGGGCCCTGTATCATTCACAGTCGGTTGAGGCCATCTTTGCAAGTGTTCCAGGCTTGAAGATAGTTATGCCTTCCACTCCTTATGACGTGAAAGGATTATTAAAAGCAGCAATCCGTGATGAAGATCCTGTTCTTTTCTTTGAGCATAAACGTGCCTATCGTTTAATTAAAGGAGAAGTGCCAGAAGATGATTATACGCTACCAATCGGTAAAGCGGATGTGAAGCGTGAAGGTGATGACATTACGGTCATTACATACGGTTTATCCGTTCACTTTGCCTTACAAGCAGCAGAGCGTCTTGAGAAAGACGGAATCTCTGCTCATATCTTAGATTTACGTACTATTTATCCGCTTGATAAAGAAGCGATCATTGAAGCGGCAAGTAAGACGGGTAAAGTTTTACTAGTCACAGAAGATAACAAAGAAGGAAGTATTATGGGCGAAGTAGCTGCTATTATTGCTGAGCATTGTTTATTTGATCTCGATGCACCAATTCAGCGTTTAGCAGGCCCGGACGTTCCAGCAATGCCTTATGCACCGACAATGGAGAAATACTTTATGATTAATCCAGACAAAGTTGAAAAAGCAATGCGTGAGCTTGCAGAATTCTAA
- a CDS encoding thiamine pyrophosphate-dependent dehydrogenase E1 component subunit alpha, which produces MAENRHQSLGISDETVLEMYETMLLARKTDERMWLLNRAGKIPFVISCQGQEAAQVGAAFALDRNKDYILPYYRDMGVVLTFGMTARDLMLSAFAKAEDPNSGGRQMPGHFGQKKNRIVTGSSPVTTQVPHAVGIALAGKMQGEDFVTFTTFGEGSSNQGDFHEGANFAGVHKLPVILMCENNKYAISVPIEKQLACKNVSDRAIGYGMPGVTVDGNDPLAVYAAVKEAAERGRRGEGPSLIETVSYRLTPHSSDDDDRAYRAREEVEEAKKLDSIHTFAVYLREVGLLTDESYDAMEKRIAKIVNEATEYAEEAPYADPESTMNHVYAE; this is translated from the coding sequence ATGGCTGAAAATCGTCATCAATCATTAGGAATCTCAGATGAAACAGTTCTTGAGATGTATGAAACGATGTTACTCGCTCGAAAAACGGATGAGCGTATGTGGTTACTAAACCGTGCGGGAAAGATTCCATTTGTGATCTCTTGTCAAGGTCAAGAGGCTGCACAAGTAGGGGCAGCTTTTGCACTTGACCGCAACAAAGATTATATCTTACCTTATTATCGCGACATGGGTGTTGTGTTAACGTTTGGTATGACGGCTCGTGATTTAATGCTTTCAGCTTTTGCCAAAGCAGAAGATCCCAACTCAGGGGGGCGCCAAATGCCAGGTCACTTTGGACAAAAGAAGAATCGAATTGTTACAGGCTCATCGCCCGTTACGACTCAGGTTCCTCATGCAGTAGGAATCGCTCTTGCTGGAAAAATGCAAGGAGAAGACTTTGTGACCTTTACAACATTTGGTGAAGGGTCATCTAACCAAGGTGATTTCCATGAGGGAGCAAACTTTGCAGGCGTGCATAAGCTACCTGTCATTTTAATGTGTGAAAACAATAAATATGCAATTTCTGTTCCAATCGAGAAACAGCTAGCATGTAAAAATGTATCAGATCGTGCGATTGGTTATGGCATGCCAGGTGTAACCGTTGATGGAAATGATCCATTAGCTGTTTATGCAGCGGTCAAGGAGGCGGCAGAACGTGGTCGTCGTGGCGAGGGTCCTTCATTAATTGAAACGGTGTCTTATCGTCTGACACCTCATTCTAGTGATGATGATGATCGTGCCTACCGTGCTCGCGAAGAAGTAGAGGAAGCGAAGAAGCTTGATTCGATTCATACGTTCGCAGTCTACCTTCGTGAAGTCGGTTTGCTAACAGATGAGTCATACGATGCAATGGAAAAGCGTATTGCAAAAATTGTTAATGAAGCAACGGAATATGCAGAAGAAGCACCATATGCTGATCCTGAAAGTACGATGAATCACGTTTACGCAGAATAG